The Stigmatella erecta sequence GTGGACCTCTTCGCGCCCCACCCCACCTACGGCAGGCCCGAGAGCCTGCGGCGGCTCATCGACGCGGCGCACGCCGAGGGGCTCGCGGTCTTCATCGACGCCGTCTACAACCACTTCGGGCCGGACGGGAACTACCTGCGCTGCTACTCGCCGCACTACTTCACCGGCCGCCACCACACCCCGTGGGGGGATGCCGTCAACTACGACGGCAAGGAGTCCGCGCCCGTCCGGGAGATGGTGCTCTCCAACGTGGACATGTGGATCCGCGACTACCACGCGGACGGCCTGCGGCTGGATGCCGCGCACGCCATCGTGGATGACGGCTCGCCCCACCTGCTCACGGAGATTACCCGCCGCGCCCGCGCCGCCGCGCCCGGCCGGCGCGTGCTCATCATCGCCGAGGACGAGCGCAACGAGGCCCGGCTGCCGCGCCCCGAGTCCGAGGGCGGCGTGGGGCTGGATGGCGTCTGGGCGGACGACCTGCACCACCAGCTGCGCCGCGCCTTCGCGGGCGACAGCGAGGGCTACTACCAGGACTACACGGGCAGCGCGGAGGACATCGCGCGCACGCTGCGCCAGGGCTGGTTCTACGAAGGCCAGGTCTCCAAGAACCAGGGCCACGCCCGGGGCACCCCCGCGGGCACCCTGCCGCCCACGTGCTTCGTGCACTGCATCCAGAACCACGACCAGGTGGGCAACCGCGCCCTCGGGGAGCGGCTGCACGACGACGTGTCCCCGGCGGCCTACCGCGCCATGAGCACGCTCCTGCTGCTCTCCCCGTACACGCCGCTGCTCTTCATGGGCCAGGAGTGGAACGCGAGCACGCCGTTCCTCTACTTCACGGACCACAACGCGGAGCTGGGCAAGCTCGTCACCGAGGGGCGGCGCAAGGAGTTCGCCGGCTTCTCGCGCTTCAAGGGCACCACCGTGCCGGACCCGCAGGCGCAGGACACCTTCGAGCGCTCGCGCCTGAACTGGGCCGAGGCGGAGAAGCCGCCCCACGCCGGCGTGCGCGAGCTGTACCGGGAGCTGTTGCGCCTGCGCGCCACCGAGCCCGTGCGCCAGGCGCGCCGCCGGGGCGGCTACGCGCTCCAGACGCTGGGGCAGAATGCGCTCGCGCTCGAGCTCAAGGCCGAGGGGCAGTCGCTGCTCGTGGTGCTCAACATCCAGGGCACGCTGGAGCACCGGCTGCCCGCGGGCGCGCCCGCCGAGGTGGTGCTGTGGAGCGAGGCATCCCGGTTCGGGGGCGCCGGCGAGGCGCTGCCCCTGCGGGACGGGGTGCTGCGGCTCGAGGGGCCCTCGGCCGCCGTGCTGCGCCGCCGGGCGTGAGTTGACCGATACCCATTGCTCTGGGGGGAGCCATGGAACGACAGAAGCGTGGTTGGGGCGGCCGTCCACACCTGCGGGCGTGGGCGGCGGTGTTCATGGTGCTGGGCCTGATGGGGGCCCCGCCCTCCGGGGCCGAGGAGGCCACGGGGCTCTTGCCGCCCATCCTGGTGCTGGTGGATCCGTTCGGGGTGGCGATGCTGCACCCCACCCGGCTGGGGGGCGAGACGTGGTTTCTCCCGGAGGATCCGCTGCGTGACGCGCGCTTTGATCCCCAGCACCCCATCAGCCGCAACCCGGATGGCTCGTGGAAGATGCGCCACACCGAGGTGCGGATGTCGGTGTTCACCTCCTCCGGCTACAGCCAGAAGCGCATCGCCTCCTATGACCGGGACGTGCTGGCGCGCCAGGGCTACATGCAGTCGCCCAACGACTGGAAGAACGTGGAGATGACGGGCTACGTGCGGCTCAACCGCATCCAGGACCCGGAGGACAACTTCTCCTGGTACGCGCGCGGCGGCCAGCACACCGGCGGCGAGGAGTGCGAGGGCTCCGCGTACAAGGGCGAGCTGCACTACGACGGGCGCGCGCGCTGGCAGAAGGAGATGTGGCACGTGCGCTACACCCAGGCCCCCTATTCCCAGGTGCCGAAGCTCCCCGTGGGCGAGTGGATCGGCTTCAAGGCCGTCATGCGCAACACCCGCGATGGGGTGCGGCTGCAGCTGTGGCTGGACGAGGATGCCGACAAGCTGACGTGGCACAAGGTGGTGGACCTCTATGACACCGGCAACTGGGGGGAGGACACCATGCCGTGTCCGGGCACGTCCGCCAAGATTCCCATTACCTGGGGGGGGCCCATCGCCGTCTTCCGGTGGGACAATGCGCCCGATGTGGATTTCAAATGGCTGAGCGTGCGGGAAATCTGGCCCTAGTGTCCTGAAACCCCGGGGCGCGGTATTCTAGAGGGGGCGGTGGGACCGGCCATCCTATGCGCCTTTTTCTCTACATCAGCGACTGTTGTCAGCGGCGGGGTGAGGGTCTATTCCGGGAGGGCGGACACGCCTGCTGCCAGCGGGGGTTGCCGGGGACCGGAGTATGCTCAAGCCTGCCTTTCAAGAACCGTTGAAGCACCTG is a genomic window containing:
- the treZ gene encoding malto-oligosyltrehalose trehalohydrolase; translated protein: MGAWVEPGPKVRWRVWAPEHQKLEVVLHDAEGKAGQVLPMAPEPGGYFTAVLENAGAGVRYKLRVDGEGPFPDPWSRSQPQGVHGPSEVIVPDFAWTDAGWKGPDPEALVLYEVHVGTATPEGTYEALIPKLKGWRELGITALELMPLASFPGARNWGYDGVDLFAPHPTYGRPESLRRLIDAAHAEGLAVFIDAVYNHFGPDGNYLRCYSPHYFTGRHHTPWGDAVNYDGKESAPVREMVLSNVDMWIRDYHADGLRLDAAHAIVDDGSPHLLTEITRRARAAAPGRRVLIIAEDERNEARLPRPESEGGVGLDGVWADDLHHQLRRAFAGDSEGYYQDYTGSAEDIARTLRQGWFYEGQVSKNQGHARGTPAGTLPPTCFVHCIQNHDQVGNRALGERLHDDVSPAAYRAMSTLLLLSPYTPLLFMGQEWNASTPFLYFTDHNAELGKLVTEGRRKEFAGFSRFKGTTVPDPQAQDTFERSRLNWAEAEKPPHAGVRELYRELLRLRATEPVRQARRRGGYALQTLGQNALALELKAEGQSLLVVLNIQGTLEHRLPAGAPAEVVLWSEASRFGGAGEALPLRDGVLRLEGPSAAVLRRRA